A genomic stretch from Arthrobacter sp. KBS0702 includes:
- a CDS encoding UxaA family hydrolase, producing MNAPETTAATLPLASCILQLAAGDDVGVATRDLPAGTRLQDAALDPAASDPAGPVLEVGANVPRGHKIALKPVAAGAPVHKYGQSIGRALTGIRPGDHVHTHNLGMDEVKQDYEFGTARVSPAVPAGPRPTFQGYRRAGGKVGTRNYIGILTSVNCSASTARMIADQFRGGALDAFPNVDGVFALTHGSGCGMVLGSSGAEVLVRTLRGYAAHPNFAGLLVLGLGCEMLQTERFLDPETAPALIERLTIQDSGGIRATVKAGVALIEGMLPAINELQREPVDVAELVLGLNCGGSDGYSGITANPALGVASDLLVAYGGTSALAETPEVFGAEHLLTRRAIAPEVGQRLLGQLEWWRDYASSGGGSLDNNPSPGNKAGGLTTILEKSLGAVAKAGQAELSAVYAYAEPMTSPGLVFMDTPGYDPVSVTGLVAGGANVVCFTTGRGSVFGCKPVPSIKLGTNTELYERMPEDLDLNCGVIVDGEATVQEVGELIFARILAVASGAKTVSEELDLGQEEFVPWQLGTVT from the coding sequence GTGAACGCCCCCGAGACCACCGCCGCAACCCTCCCGCTCGCGTCCTGCATCCTGCAGCTGGCTGCCGGCGACGACGTGGGGGTCGCCACCCGCGACCTCCCCGCCGGAACCAGGCTGCAGGACGCAGCATTGGACCCCGCCGCATCGGACCCCGCCGGCCCGGTGCTGGAAGTCGGCGCCAACGTCCCGCGCGGGCACAAGATCGCGCTGAAGCCGGTCGCCGCCGGCGCGCCGGTGCACAAGTACGGACAGTCGATCGGCCGCGCCCTGACGGGAATTCGGCCGGGGGACCACGTGCACACGCACAACCTCGGCATGGACGAGGTGAAGCAGGACTACGAGTTTGGCACGGCACGCGTCAGCCCTGCCGTTCCGGCCGGACCCCGCCCCACATTCCAGGGCTACCGCCGGGCCGGCGGCAAGGTCGGTACCCGCAACTACATCGGCATCCTGACCTCCGTTAACTGCTCGGCCAGCACCGCACGGATGATCGCAGACCAGTTCCGCGGCGGCGCCCTTGACGCCTTCCCCAATGTCGACGGCGTTTTTGCCCTGACCCACGGCAGCGGCTGCGGCATGGTGCTGGGCAGTTCGGGCGCCGAAGTCCTGGTCCGTACCCTGCGCGGCTACGCGGCGCACCCCAACTTCGCCGGCCTGCTGGTCCTCGGACTCGGCTGTGAGATGCTCCAGACGGAACGCTTCCTCGACCCGGAAACCGCGCCCGCGCTGATCGAACGGCTCACCATCCAGGACTCGGGCGGGATCAGGGCCACGGTCAAGGCGGGGGTGGCCCTGATCGAAGGGATGCTCCCGGCCATCAACGAACTGCAGCGGGAGCCCGTGGACGTTGCCGAGCTTGTGCTGGGCCTGAACTGCGGCGGCTCGGACGGTTACTCGGGCATCACGGCCAACCCCGCGCTGGGGGTCGCCTCGGACCTGCTGGTCGCCTACGGCGGAACGTCGGCGCTCGCCGAAACGCCCGAGGTCTTCGGGGCCGAGCACCTGCTCACCCGCCGGGCGATCGCTCCCGAGGTGGGGCAGCGACTGCTGGGGCAACTGGAATGGTGGCGGGACTACGCCAGCTCCGGCGGCGGAAGCCTGGACAACAACCCTTCGCCCGGCAACAAGGCCGGGGGCTTGACCACGATCCTGGAGAAATCGCTGGGCGCCGTGGCCAAGGCCGGCCAGGCTGAGCTGTCTGCCGTCTACGCCTACGCCGAGCCGATGACCAGCCCGGGGCTCGTCTTCATGGACACGCCGGGCTACGATCCGGTGTCCGTCACCGGGCTCGTGGCCGGCGGCGCCAACGTCGTGTGCTTTACCACCGGCCGCGGCTCCGTCTTCGGCTGCAAGCCCGTGCCCAGCATCAAGCTGGGCACCAACACCGAGCTCTACGAACGCATGCCGGAGGACCTGGACCTCAATTGCGGCGTCATCGTCGACGGCGAAGCGACAGTCCAGGAGGTGGGGGAGCTGATCTTTGCCCGCATCCTCGCCGTGGCATCAGGAGCGAAGACCGTCAGCGAAGAACTCGACCTCGGACAGGAAGAATTTGTGCCATGGCAACTGGGAACCGTGACGTGA
- a CDS encoding phosphotransferase gives MSSLHRPPVEARVYVPAPGEASDVEPMPAGDVTEGVVRVGGTIRRPHQPQSLAVAAYLDWLEDAGFEGSPRFLGRDAEGRDVLTFLAGQCAGPVPEAWVQSEELLASVARLVRRLHTASSGFVPSAHPFPPRFPAGAVSQDPAELVCHLDVTPQNVVVRDGLAVGLVDFDLAGPTTAFKDSFNAASHWAPLRDPADAWAGWEATNPFRRLRIFADAYGWNDAERRALPAFGIEAAALSYERMEHNARVLGGGWARMWDEGVGDMIRRRGAWLEANTGRLLDALSR, from the coding sequence ATGAGCTCCCTTCATCGCCCGCCGGTTGAGGCCCGCGTCTACGTCCCCGCCCCCGGCGAGGCGTCCGACGTCGAACCCATGCCGGCGGGCGATGTCACTGAGGGCGTGGTCCGGGTGGGCGGCACCATCCGCCGCCCGCACCAGCCGCAGTCCCTGGCCGTCGCCGCATACTTGGACTGGCTCGAGGACGCCGGATTCGAGGGCTCACCGAGGTTCCTGGGCCGCGACGCGGAGGGCAGGGACGTGCTCACCTTCCTGGCCGGACAATGCGCCGGGCCAGTCCCGGAGGCCTGGGTCCAGTCCGAGGAACTGCTGGCCTCCGTGGCCCGCCTGGTCCGGCGGCTGCACACGGCCTCGTCCGGCTTCGTGCCGTCCGCCCATCCGTTCCCGCCCCGGTTCCCGGCGGGCGCCGTGAGCCAGGACCCGGCAGAACTCGTTTGCCACCTTGACGTCACCCCGCAAAACGTCGTCGTCCGGGACGGACTGGCCGTCGGGTTGGTGGACTTCGATCTCGCCGGCCCCACCACGGCCTTCAAGGATTCCTTCAACGCCGCATCGCACTGGGCACCGCTCCGGGACCCGGCCGACGCGTGGGCGGGCTGGGAAGCCACCAACCCGTTCCGGCGGCTCCGGATTTTCGCCGATGCCTACGGCTGGAATGATGCGGAACGGCGGGCGTTGCCGGCGTTCGGAATCGAGGCCGCCGCACTGAGCTACGAACGGATGGAGCACAACGCGAGGGTCCTCGGCGGTGGCTGGGCCCGGATGTGGGACGAGGGCGTCGGCGACATGATCCGCCGCCGCGGCGCCTGGCTGGAGGCCAACACGGGCCGACTGCTGGACGCGCTCAGCCGCTAG
- a CDS encoding ABC transporter ATP-binding protein, translated as MSIHATSFETLELENVARSFGGQNALRNLNLSIRSGEFIALLGPSGCGKSTALNCLAGLLPLTGGRILMDGKQIDQLPPEKRGFGMVFQNYALFPHLSVEKNIAFGLEMRNVPKAEIKKRVAEAIDLVQLGPHASKLPGQMSGGQQQRVAIARAVVLRPPLVLMDEPLSNLDAKLRLEMRTEIRRLHQSLGLTTLYVTHDQEEALSLADRLVVLRLGEVQQVGTPQELHEHPVNWHVADFMGYRNLLEGVVERVHGGAVTVSVLGTTITGSTREPLRAGDAVKVGLRPEDFDIAPAGTAPAGLASIDATVEVVEYQGREFAVEARSDAGKPLHVRTPRHVEPGQRVTLTAAQERVLVFPAELSPTASPAPELEAAVL; from the coding sequence ATGAGCATTCACGCCACGAGTTTTGAGACGCTCGAGCTTGAAAATGTGGCCCGTTCGTTCGGCGGCCAGAACGCGCTCCGGAACCTCAACCTCTCGATCCGCAGCGGGGAGTTCATCGCCCTGCTGGGACCGTCCGGTTGCGGGAAGTCGACGGCGTTGAACTGCCTGGCCGGCCTGCTGCCGCTGACCGGCGGGCGCATCCTCATGGACGGCAAGCAGATCGACCAGCTCCCGCCCGAGAAGCGCGGCTTCGGCATGGTTTTCCAGAACTACGCCCTGTTCCCGCACCTGAGCGTGGAGAAGAACATCGCGTTCGGCCTGGAGATGCGCAACGTTCCCAAGGCGGAAATCAAGAAGCGTGTGGCCGAGGCGATCGACCTGGTCCAGCTCGGGCCGCACGCGAGCAAGCTGCCGGGCCAAATGTCCGGCGGCCAGCAGCAGCGCGTGGCAATCGCCCGCGCCGTCGTGCTCCGTCCGCCGCTGGTCCTGATGGACGAGCCGCTCTCGAACCTGGACGCGAAGCTGCGGCTGGAGATGCGGACCGAGATCCGCCGGCTGCACCAGTCGCTTGGCCTCACCACGCTCTACGTGACGCATGACCAGGAGGAGGCGCTGTCGCTGGCCGACCGGCTTGTGGTGCTCCGCCTCGGCGAGGTGCAGCAGGTCGGCACGCCGCAGGAGCTGCACGAGCACCCGGTCAACTGGCATGTGGCGGACTTCATGGGCTACCGCAACCTGTTGGAGGGCGTCGTGGAACGGGTCCACGGCGGCGCCGTGACCGTTTCGGTCCTCGGCACCACTATTACCGGTTCCACCAGGGAACCGCTCCGCGCCGGCGACGCGGTGAAGGTGGGGCTGCGCCCCGAGGACTTCGACATCGCCCCGGCGGGGACGGCTCCGGCCGGCCTTGCCAGCATCGACGCGACGGTCGAAGTCGTCGAATACCAGGGCCGTGAGTTCGCGGTCGAGGCCCGGTCCGACGCCGGAAAGCCGCTGCACGTCCGGACGCCCCGCCATGTGGAACCCGGCCAACGGGTCACCCTCACCGCGGCACAGGAGCGGGTGCTGGTCTTCCCGGCCGAGCTTTCGCCGACGGCGAGCCCGGCCCCCGAGCTTGAGGCGGCGGTA
- the manD gene encoding D-mannonate dehydratase ManD produces the protein MTIRSAEVLVSSPGRNFVTLRITTDDGVVGLGDATVNGRELAVAAYLTEHVVPLLIGRDEAMIEDAWQFLYRSAYWRRGPITMAAIAAVDVALWDIKAKVAGLPLYQLLGGASRTGCLAYGHASGTDLDALCVSIQNHLDQGFKAIRVQTGVPGLGQIYGVAGDQRPGQRYDYEPAKRLPKPAEELWDTRAYLRHVPGVFAAVREKFGPELVLLHDGHHRMTPNQAASLGKSLEPYDLFWLEDCTPGENQEGMRRVRSQTTTPLAIGEVFNTVYDYQTLITEQLIDYVRSAVTHTGGITALRKLMDFAAIYQIKSGFHGPTDISPVGQAAQLHLGLAIHNFGIQEYMKHSEETLQVFRTSYTFENGLLHPGDNPGLGVDYDDELAAGFEYTPAYLPTARLLDGTVHDW, from the coding sequence ATGACGATACGCTCAGCCGAGGTCCTGGTCAGCAGTCCGGGAAGGAACTTCGTTACCCTGCGCATCACCACCGACGACGGTGTGGTGGGGCTTGGCGACGCCACCGTCAACGGCCGCGAGCTGGCCGTGGCCGCCTATCTCACCGAGCACGTGGTCCCGCTGCTCATCGGGCGCGACGAGGCGATGATTGAGGACGCGTGGCAGTTCCTCTACCGCAGCGCCTACTGGCGGCGCGGCCCCATCACGATGGCCGCGATTGCCGCCGTCGACGTCGCACTCTGGGACATCAAGGCGAAAGTGGCCGGCCTGCCGCTGTACCAATTGCTGGGCGGCGCCTCCCGCACCGGCTGCCTCGCCTACGGCCACGCGTCGGGCACCGACCTGGACGCCCTGTGCGTCTCGATCCAGAACCATCTCGACCAGGGCTTCAAAGCCATCCGCGTCCAGACCGGCGTCCCCGGGCTGGGGCAGATCTACGGCGTCGCCGGGGACCAGCGCCCCGGACAGCGCTACGACTACGAACCCGCCAAACGCCTCCCGAAACCGGCGGAGGAACTCTGGGACACCCGCGCCTACCTCCGCCACGTTCCGGGCGTTTTCGCCGCGGTCCGGGAGAAGTTCGGACCGGAACTGGTCCTGCTGCATGACGGCCACCACCGGATGACGCCGAACCAGGCGGCCTCGCTGGGGAAGAGCCTCGAGCCGTACGACCTGTTTTGGCTGGAGGACTGCACCCCCGGGGAAAACCAGGAGGGCATGCGCCGGGTCCGGTCCCAGACCACCACCCCGCTGGCGATCGGCGAGGTCTTCAACACCGTCTACGACTACCAGACGCTGATCACCGAGCAGCTGATCGACTACGTCCGCTCCGCAGTGACCCACACGGGCGGCATCACGGCGCTGCGCAAACTCATGGACTTCGCCGCCATCTACCAGATCAAGTCGGGCTTCCACGGCCCGACAGATATCTCCCCGGTGGGCCAGGCGGCCCAGCTGCACCTGGGGCTGGCGATCCACAACTTCGGCATCCAGGAGTACATGAAGCACTCCGAGGAGACCCTGCAGGTGTTCCGCACCAGCTACACCTTCGAGAACGGGCTGCTGCACCCGGGGGACAACCCCGGCCTGGGCGTGGACTACGACGACGAGCTCGCCGCCGGCTTCGAGTACACCCCGGCATACCTTCCCACGGCCCGCCTGCTTGACGGGACGGTGCACGACTGGTGA
- a CDS encoding sugar kinase has protein sequence MSAGPSAVVTLGETMALMKASTPGPLAFTESLRLGIGGAESNVAIALRRLGTSVTWVGRVGADSLGDLVLRELMAEGLDVECGRDPHAPTGLMIKERRTNETARVWYYRSGSAGSTLAPEHVPERKIAAARLLHVTGITPALSRSAAAAVQAAIDCAKSAGTLVSFDLNYRSALWPKDAAATAFEALVRQADVVFAGDDEAAIVVGEAAEPLDLARRLAALGPAQVVIKLGAQGCVALVDGEEHQQDAIAVRAVDTVGAGDAFVGGYLAELLEGQPVRERLLTAVRTGAYACLVSGDWEGMPRRSELALLGAVEPVSR, from the coding sequence GTGAGCGCCGGACCGAGCGCCGTCGTCACCCTCGGCGAGACGATGGCGTTGATGAAGGCTTCCACCCCAGGACCCCTCGCCTTCACGGAGTCACTCCGGCTGGGCATTGGCGGCGCGGAAAGCAACGTCGCGATCGCCCTGCGCCGGCTGGGCACCTCGGTGACCTGGGTGGGGCGGGTGGGCGCGGACAGCCTCGGCGACCTGGTCCTGCGGGAGCTGATGGCGGAGGGGCTGGACGTCGAGTGCGGCCGTGACCCCCACGCCCCCACCGGGCTCATGATCAAGGAACGCCGCACCAATGAGACGGCCAGGGTCTGGTACTACCGCTCAGGAAGTGCGGGATCGACGCTTGCGCCGGAGCACGTTCCGGAACGGAAAATCGCTGCCGCCCGCCTGCTCCACGTCACCGGCATCACCCCGGCGCTGTCCCGGTCTGCCGCGGCGGCGGTCCAGGCCGCCATCGACTGCGCCAAATCCGCCGGCACCCTGGTGTCCTTCGACCTTAACTACCGCTCCGCCCTGTGGCCGAAGGACGCCGCGGCAACCGCCTTCGAGGCGCTGGTGCGGCAGGCGGACGTGGTGTTCGCCGGCGACGACGAGGCGGCGATCGTGGTGGGCGAGGCGGCGGAACCGCTCGACCTGGCACGGCGGCTCGCGGCCCTTGGCCCGGCGCAGGTGGTCATCAAACTCGGCGCGCAAGGATGCGTGGCCCTCGTGGACGGCGAGGAGCACCAACAGGACGCCATTGCGGTCCGGGCCGTGGACACCGTGGGGGCGGGTGACGCCTTTGTCGGCGGCTACCTCGCCGAACTGCTCGAGGGGCAGCCGGTGCGTGAGCGGCTGCTGACGGCGGTGCGCACGGGGGCTTACGCGTGCCTGGTGTCGGGGGACTGGGAAGGGATGCCGCGGCGATCCGAGCTTGCCCTGCTGGGCGCCGTCGAACCCGTTAGCCGCTGA
- a CDS encoding extracellular solute-binding protein, translated as MRASRRVQWAATLGVAGLLATGCSAPGSDNASAATLSAGSVPEKPSKAVTLNILDVAGNKQLTGAIFDQFAKDHPDIISSVTWETAGAPDMAGKVKAQQQAGNLKIDLVLTGTDGLAAGISESLFAPVAKDYKDRLGNMANYQEPAAAMQKLAQDQAVALTYYPSGPLLEYNPDKVPNPPSTAEELLSWAKEHPGRFGYARPANSGPGRTFLMGLPYILGDSDPKDPVNGWSKTWDYLKQLNQSVTSYPTGTGVTMNNLKNGTWDMAITTTGWDINPRALGQVPENFKTKALKGFTWVTDAQYAAVPKGVSADKMAAILQVLQYALTPEQQAKTFDTGYFYPGPAIKDVTVDLAPQASKDVIAKFGRPEYDALIKDNPKATPIDAAALVKAFDTWDTQVATGKVEQKK; from the coding sequence ATGCGAGCATCTAGAAGAGTCCAGTGGGCAGCAACCCTCGGCGTGGCCGGGCTGCTGGCCACCGGCTGTAGCGCCCCGGGGAGCGACAACGCCTCCGCAGCGACGCTGTCCGCCGGCAGTGTTCCGGAGAAGCCCTCCAAGGCCGTGACCCTGAACATCCTCGACGTTGCCGGCAACAAGCAACTGACCGGCGCCATCTTCGACCAGTTCGCCAAGGACCACCCGGACATCATCTCTTCGGTCACCTGGGAGACCGCCGGCGCCCCCGACATGGCCGGCAAGGTCAAGGCCCAGCAGCAGGCCGGAAACCTCAAGATCGACCTCGTCCTGACCGGCACCGACGGCCTCGCCGCAGGCATCAGCGAGAGCCTCTTCGCCCCGGTCGCCAAGGACTACAAGGACCGGCTGGGCAACATGGCCAACTACCAGGAGCCTGCCGCCGCGATGCAGAAGCTCGCGCAGGACCAGGCCGTCGCGCTGACCTACTACCCCTCCGGGCCGCTGCTGGAATACAACCCGGACAAGGTGCCCAACCCGCCGAGCACGGCAGAAGAACTCCTGAGCTGGGCCAAGGAGCACCCGGGCCGCTTCGGCTACGCCCGCCCGGCCAACTCCGGCCCCGGCCGCACCTTCCTCATGGGGCTGCCGTACATCCTCGGCGACTCCGACCCCAAGGACCCGGTGAACGGCTGGAGCAAGACCTGGGACTACCTAAAGCAGCTCAACCAGAGCGTCACGTCGTACCCGACCGGCACGGGCGTGACCATGAACAACTTGAAGAACGGCACGTGGGACATGGCGATCACCACCACGGGCTGGGACATCAACCCCCGCGCGCTGGGCCAGGTGCCGGAGAACTTCAAGACGAAGGCGCTCAAGGGATTCACCTGGGTAACTGACGCGCAGTACGCCGCGGTGCCCAAGGGCGTCTCCGCGGACAAGATGGCGGCAATCCTGCAGGTGCTGCAGTACGCTCTGACCCCGGAACAGCAGGCCAAGACGTTTGATACCGGCTACTTCTACCCGGGCCCGGCCATCAAGGACGTCACGGTTGACCTCGCCCCGCAAGCCAGCAAGGACGTCATCGCGAAGTTCGGCCGCCCCGAATACGATGCGCTGATCAAGGACAACCCCAAGGCCACGCCGATCGACGCCGCCGCCCTGGTGAAGGCCTTTGACACCTGGGACACGCAGGTGGCCACCGGAAAGGTTGAGCAGAAGAAATGA
- the uxaC gene encoding glucuronate isomerase, with the protein MSDSTAWAIDPDRALPADPATRSIARELYNAVSALPIVSMHGHVEAEVFVDNEFFGNPAELLVIPDHYLVRMLVSQGYSPAELGVANRQDGALAERDARLIWRRFCENWKLFRGTPTRYWLEHELAVVFETPLQPSAENADVLFDKLSALLHTEAFRPRSILDRFNVEILATTDSALSDLSAHRKLSDALGPGRIVPTFRPDSLLHIDHPRWQDEIRMLSEVSGLEVADYASFLAALRQRRHAFVDAGARATDHGHLLADTTPLPPEEAQRIFAAAVRGEVTAEEAQAFSGSMLYEMARMSVEDGLVMQLHPGVLRNHCHSVYDSYGPDKGFDIPVGVEFTRSLRPLLESFGMSKDFRFIAFTTDETVYSRELAPLAGCYPAMKLGAPWWFLDSPEQMRRFRESAVETAGFYNTSGFVDDTRALASIPARHDLSRRIDAGYLARLVAEGRLGMAEAVETAVDLTYNLPLQSYAARG; encoded by the coding sequence ATGAGTGATTCCACTGCCTGGGCTATCGACCCGGACCGGGCCCTTCCTGCGGATCCGGCAACACGGAGCATCGCCCGGGAGCTGTACAACGCCGTGTCAGCACTGCCCATCGTGTCGATGCACGGCCACGTCGAGGCTGAGGTGTTCGTGGACAACGAATTCTTTGGGAACCCCGCGGAATTGCTGGTGATTCCGGACCACTACCTGGTGCGCATGCTGGTCTCGCAGGGCTACTCGCCGGCCGAACTCGGTGTGGCGAACCGGCAGGACGGGGCCCTGGCGGAGCGGGACGCGCGCCTGATCTGGCGGCGTTTCTGCGAGAACTGGAAACTGTTCCGCGGAACACCCACCCGCTATTGGCTCGAACACGAGCTGGCGGTCGTTTTCGAGACGCCGCTGCAGCCGTCCGCGGAGAATGCCGATGTCCTCTTCGACAAGCTCTCGGCCCTGCTCCACACCGAAGCGTTTCGCCCGCGGTCCATTCTTGACCGGTTCAACGTGGAAATTCTGGCCACCACGGATTCGGCGCTGTCCGACCTTTCCGCCCACCGCAAACTGAGTGACGCCCTGGGGCCGGGCCGGATCGTCCCGACCTTCCGGCCCGATTCGCTGTTGCACATCGACCACCCCAGGTGGCAGGACGAAATCCGGATGCTCTCGGAGGTTTCCGGGCTGGAGGTAGCGGACTACGCCAGCTTCCTGGCAGCCCTCCGGCAGCGGCGCCACGCGTTTGTCGACGCCGGCGCCCGCGCCACCGACCACGGCCATCTGCTGGCGGACACCACCCCGTTGCCGCCGGAGGAGGCGCAGCGGATCTTTGCCGCGGCGGTCCGCGGGGAAGTGACCGCCGAGGAGGCCCAGGCCTTCTCCGGCAGCATGCTGTATGAGATGGCCCGGATGTCCGTCGAGGACGGCCTGGTGATGCAGCTCCATCCCGGAGTGCTGCGCAACCACTGCCACAGCGTGTATGACTCCTACGGCCCGGACAAGGGCTTCGACATCCCCGTCGGCGTGGAGTTCACCCGTTCCCTGCGGCCGCTGCTGGAGAGCTTCGGCATGAGCAAGGACTTCCGCTTCATCGCCTTCACCACCGACGAAACGGTCTACTCGCGGGAACTCGCGCCCCTCGCCGGCTGCTATCCCGCCATGAAACTCGGAGCCCCCTGGTGGTTCCTGGACAGCCCGGAACAGATGCGGCGCTTCCGTGAATCCGCCGTCGAAACGGCCGGGTTCTACAACACCAGCGGCTTCGTCGACGACACCCGGGCGCTCGCCTCCATCCCGGCCCGCCACGACCTGTCCCGGCGGATCGACGCCGGGTACCTGGCGCGCCTCGTCGCCGAGGGGCGGCTGGGCATGGCGGAAGCCGTGGAAACCGCCGTCGACCTCACCTACAACCTGCCCCTGCAGTCCTACGCCGCCCGCGGCTGA
- a CDS encoding bifunctional 4-hydroxy-2-oxoglutarate aldolase/2-dehydro-3-deoxy-phosphogluconate aldolase produces MATGNRDVSSGTDTLRRPAPSAILQANPVVAVLRAGHAREYAPVIAALADGGVRSIELTLSTAGVFELLPGLIRDFGDQAEIGVGTVTAETEAGEALDAGARFLVTPVTDSAIVRAAAERDIPVFPGGLTPTELFSGWRAGATAVKIFPASTVGPGYIAQLRGPFPELAVIPSGGVAIEDAPGWIRAGALAVSLGGPLIGDAFKGGDLSELTRRAARVSRLVAEARGAGSAG; encoded by the coding sequence ATGGCAACTGGGAACCGTGACGTGAGCAGCGGGACGGATACCCTCCGGCGGCCCGCGCCGAGCGCCATCCTGCAGGCGAACCCCGTGGTGGCGGTGCTGCGCGCCGGCCATGCCCGCGAATACGCGCCCGTCATCGCCGCACTCGCGGACGGGGGAGTGCGCTCGATCGAACTGACATTGAGCACGGCAGGGGTCTTCGAGCTCCTGCCGGGACTTATCCGGGACTTCGGAGACCAGGCCGAAATCGGCGTCGGCACCGTCACGGCGGAGACGGAGGCCGGAGAAGCCCTCGACGCCGGGGCGCGTTTCCTCGTCACCCCGGTGACCGACAGCGCCATTGTCCGCGCCGCCGCGGAGCGGGACATCCCCGTTTTCCCGGGGGGCCTGACGCCGACGGAACTGTTCAGCGGATGGCGGGCGGGCGCCACGGCCGTCAAGATCTTCCCCGCCTCGACGGTCGGCCCCGGCTATATTGCCCAGCTCCGGGGCCCGTTTCCGGAGCTTGCGGTCATCCCTTCCGGCGGAGTCGCAATCGAGGATGCGCCCGGCTGGATCCGGGCAGGGGCCCTGGCCGTCAGCCTGGGCGGCCCGCTCATCGGAGACGCCTTCAAAGGCGGCGACCTCTCAGAGCTCACCCGGCGGGCGGCCAGGGTCAGCCGCCTGGTCGCCGAAGCGCGCGGCGCCGGGAGCGCGGGGTGA
- a CDS encoding LacI family DNA-binding transcriptional regulator encodes MKGSITVRDVAKALGVSPSTVSRALSSSDLVAPRTRQQIVDKARELGYTPNNAARGLATGRKGTLGLVVPDLENPYFASVTKGVQARALAAGYSVFVADSDEDSRVERELVSKLKPQVDGLILCSSRMSDADLASLLGGIPVLLINRRMQGLPDITVNDQEIVRQALEHLHALGHRKVGYAGGPTGSWSDQQRRLGIEQAVPGLPGLEVMSLGSFAPVFGGGQSAADLAVAAGLTAVLAYNDLMALGIIARLHARGITVPDEMSVVGIDDINAATLVSPALTTVRAPLRKVGSAAVDRLVDSLDPHSAPRAAEYLPIEIVVRQSTSVVPSAIRERPSGNAAGRNERKSHASI; translated from the coding sequence ATGAAGGGATCCATCACGGTCCGGGACGTGGCGAAGGCGCTGGGCGTCTCGCCGTCAACGGTGTCCAGGGCCCTGTCCTCCTCGGATCTGGTCGCCCCCCGCACCCGCCAGCAGATCGTCGACAAGGCGCGGGAACTGGGCTACACCCCCAACAACGCCGCCCGGGGACTCGCCACCGGCCGCAAGGGCACGCTCGGCCTGGTGGTGCCGGATCTCGAGAACCCCTACTTCGCCTCGGTCACCAAGGGTGTGCAGGCAAGGGCCCTCGCCGCGGGCTATTCAGTCTTCGTGGCCGACTCGGATGAGGACAGCCGCGTGGAGCGGGAGCTGGTGAGCAAGCTCAAGCCGCAGGTGGACGGGCTGATTCTGTGCTCCTCCCGGATGTCCGACGCGGACCTGGCGTCCCTGCTCGGCGGTATCCCCGTGCTGCTGATCAACCGGCGCATGCAGGGCCTGCCGGACATCACGGTGAACGACCAGGAAATCGTCCGCCAGGCCCTCGAACACCTCCACGCGCTGGGACACCGGAAGGTCGGCTATGCCGGCGGCCCCACCGGCTCCTGGTCGGACCAGCAACGCCGCCTCGGCATCGAACAGGCCGTCCCGGGCCTGCCCGGCCTCGAGGTGATGTCGCTGGGCTCGTTCGCGCCGGTCTTCGGCGGCGGCCAGTCCGCGGCGGATCTCGCCGTGGCCGCCGGCCTGACGGCCGTCCTGGCCTACAACGACCTCATGGCCCTGGGCATCATCGCCCGGCTGCATGCCCGGGGCATTACCGTCCCGGACGAGATGAGCGTGGTCGGCATTGACGACATCAACGCCGCAACGCTCGTCTCCCCCGCTTTGACCACTGTCCGGGCGCCCCTGCGGAAGGTTGGCAGCGCCGCCGTCGACCGGCTGGTCGACAGCCTGGATCCCCATTCGGCCCCCCGCGCCGCCGAGTACCTTCCGATCGAAATCGTTGTCCGGCAGTCCACATCCGTAGTGCCCTCCGCCATCCGTGAGCGTCCGTCCGGCAACGCTGCCGGACGCAATGAAAGGAAATCCCATGCGAGCATCTAG